GGCAAGAGACTGCAATGGATGACGTGTTGCAGATTCAAGACTTACTACCGGAACTCCTGAATAGGTTATAAATTTCTGTATAACTTCTTCTTTGTAATCTGTATCCTTATCATTAAGGCTTGGGAATGATCTGATACCAATAATATCGCAATATTGACCTATTACAGCAGCTGCTTCTTTAATATGCTCGCTTGTATCTCCATCCATCACCACATTATCTCTAATCTCAAGATTCCAGCTATCCTGACCAACGTTCATGTCCATAACCCTTAAAGTTAGGTTGTGAGCAGCCTTTTGAGTGCTCAAACGTGTTCTTAGACTTGGGTTGAAAAATATCAGGCCAAGGGTTTTATTCCGACCGAGATTCGCATGCTTTAATGGATCGTGCTTAAGTTCAAGCGCAAGGTTGACAAGAGCTGTTACATCATCTACATCATGAACAGAGGTAAAATTTCTCATTTATTTAACAAGCATTTTAGACATTACAGATTTGAAAGCTTTTAAGAATAAGTCTGCTTCTTCTTTAGTGATATTTAAAGCAGGAAGTATTCTCATCGTATTTTTGTCAGAAGATGATCCTGTGAATATTTTGTGATCATCAAGAAGTGAATTTCTCACGCCAGCGCAAGGAATTTCAAGTTCAACACCAATCATTAATCCAAGACCTCTTATTTCTTTTACTCCAGATACCTTTTTCAATTCAGTCATAAGGTAATTACCTATGTTTTCTGAATTTGAAAGAAGGTTTTCATCTTTAATTATATCCAGCACTGCAATACCAGCCGCACATGCTAAGTGATTTCCGCCGAAAGTTGTGCCAAGCATTCCGTGTACAGCTTTGAACTCAGGACTGATCAATACACCTGCGATAGGAAATCCATTACCCATTCCTTTGGCAACTGTGATAAGGTCCGCTTTAACTCCTGAATGTTGGTGTGCAAAGAATTTGCCGCTTCTTCCGTATCCTGATTGTACTTCATCAAGGATTAAAACAGCTTTGAATTTTTTACAAAGTTCATCTATCTTTTTAAGGAAAGGAGTACTTGGAATCTGCACGCCTCCAACACCTTGTATTCCTTCAATAATAACAGCTGCAACATCTTCATTCATGTTCTTTTCAAATGCCTCAATATCATTGAAAGGAAGGAATTGAATGTTTTCAGTTTTGTTTACAGGGGCTTGCATTGAACTACCGTCAGTAGCTGCAACTGCAAGAGAAGTTCTTCCATGAAAACTTTTGCTGAAGCTGATGATTTTTTTTCTTCCAGTATGGAAAGAAGCTAATTTTAATGCATTCTCATTAGCCTCTGCTCCTGAGTTTACAAGGAAAAGATCATAATTGTCATATCCGGAAAGCTTACCTAGTTTTTCAGCAAGTTCACTTTGCACAGATATTACAACAGAGTTGGAATAAAAGGCAATGTTATTTAACTGTTCAGTAATCTTTTTTACATAATGTGGATGAGTATGACCGATAGAGATAACAGCATGACCGCCATAAAGGTCCAGGTATTCATTACCTTGTTTGTCCCAAAGCTTGATTCCCTGAGCTTTTACAGGCTCCACATTAAGGAGAGGATAGACGTCGAATAGTTTCATACTTAAGTTGTAAGTTATAAGTTATAAGTATTAAGTAGTTTGCCTTACCTTTTTAATAAAAGAAATAAGCATGGCTTTTACTTCATTAACTTCCTGGTTCAATTCTTCAAATAAATCTTGAGTCAGGTATTTCAAATCCTTTGAAAGGAGTAATAAATATTCAATTTCATCAGCAGATCCCAAAGATATTTGCAGAAAATTTGCGAAGTCAGCATTGGTGCGCCTTCCACAGTCTTCCGCTATATTACAAGTAATCGATGCCTCAGCTCGCCTCAATTGACTTACAAGATTGAATAATTCCCGATTTGGGAAAGACTTCAGTAGCTTTATAGATTTTAAGCGTTAAACTATAGGCTTTTTGCCACACTATTAATTCCTTATAGTCTTGCATAATTACTTATAACTTACAACTTATAACTTAAAACTCAGAAGGCTGCTGCCTTTAGTCTTAATCCTTCCGTTTCCTCCAGACCAAACAACAGGTTCATATTCTGAACCGCTTGTCCTGAAGCCCCCTTCAGAAGGTTGTCAATCATGCTCACGATCAGAAGATAGTTGTCATGCTTTTCGATATAGATGATTGTATTGTTTGTATTCACTACTTGCTTTAAATCAGGATTTACTCTGCTTACATGGGTAAAAGGATGAGAAGCATAATAGTTTTCATACATCGCATAAGCTTCTTCCTGAGTCAAAGTAGACTTCACATGAAGCGTCGCGAATATACCCCTTGTAAAGTCACCACGGAAAGGAATAAAGTTGATGGCCTTATCCATTCCTGGCTGAAGTATTCTTAAGCTCTGTTTGATTTCTTTTAAATGCTGGTGATTGAATGCCTTGTAAATAGACATGTTATTGTTTCTCCAGCTGAAATGAGAAGTAGCAGAAAGACTCTGACCAGCTCCTGTAGAACCTGTTATAGCTGAGATATGAACCTCATCCTGAATTAGACCTTTTGAAGCAAGAGGAAGAAGTCCAAGCTGAATGCATGTAGCAAAACAGCCAGGGTTCGCAATATGATGCCCTTTTTTAATCTTGTCTCTCTGAAGCTCTGGTAATCCGTAGATAAAGTCGTTGCCTTCTTTAGCGATACGGAAATCCTGACTAAGGTCAATTATTTTAATAGTTGATGCAATCTTGTTTTCCGCAAGGAATTTGGAGGCATCGCCATGACCCACGCAAAGAAATAATACATCAATTGCATCTGATAATGTAGAGGAAAATTTCAGATCCGTAACACCCAGAAGGTCAGTATGAACCTGAGAGATCGGGTTACCAGCGTTACTATTGCTGTGTACAAAAGCAATTTCAACAGAAGGATGGAATACAAGGATTCTTAAAAGTTCACCACCTGTGTATCCGGCACCACCGACAATTCCTACTTTAATCTTTTTCATGATTTTAAAAACGTAAAGCTTAAAGCAAAAAGCTGAAAGAGTTTGTATTCAGTTTTAGCTTTAAGCTTTAAAATGATTTATTATAAATGAACTCATCTAAATCCTCTCCCAATTAGGAGAAGTAGTTGAGTTGGTTGTTAACTTTTAGCTTTTAACTTTAAAGAACCTCATCCTAAATCCTTCTCCTGAAGGAGAAGGACTTTAATGCGTTGAAAATTTTAATTCTTCTACTTCAAGTAAGCTTTCTCAAAAACTACAACTTAAGACTTTTAACTTTAAGCTTTCTGCTTTTCGCTGTCAGCTTAGTTATTCACCTTATGGAAAATCATTGTCTGATTTCCGAAGATCTTAGAGAACCCTTTCACATCTTCACCAGACCATGCATTGTTCATCTCACCGTAGCTTCCGAATTTAGAAGACATAAGGTCATGAGAAGACTCTATACCTATCACATGGAATCTGTATGGAGCAAGGTATACTTTCACTTTACCGGAAACAAACTTCTGAGAATCATCAAGGAATTGTTCTATATTTCTCATTACAGGCTCAAGGAATTGGCCTTCATGAACGAAGTTCCCATACCAGCCGGAAAGTTGCTCTTTCCAGTAGGTTTGCCATTTGGTTAAAGTGTGTTTCTCAAGTGTATGGTGTGCTTTGATGATTACCATCGGAGCAGCAGCTTCAAAACCTACGCGTCCTTTAATACCAATGATAGTGTCACCTACGTGGATATCTCTGCCGATTCCAAATGGAGCGGCAATGTCATTCAATTTAAGAATAGCCTCTACAGGAGAAAGCTTCTGGCCATTAATACCAACAAGTTCACCTTTTTCAAAAGTTAATTCGACTTCTTCAGCCTCTGTTTTTGTAACTTGAGTAGGGAATGCAGTTTCAGGAAGATATTGACCTGAAGTCAGAGTCTCTTTACCACCTACACTGGTTCCCCAGATACCTTTATTGATAGAGTATGCAGCTTTTGTCCAATCAGAAACAACTCCTTTTGATTTCAGATACTCGATTTCGGCCTCTCTTGAAAGCTTCATGTCTCTGATAGGAGTGATGATACCTACATTAGGAATCAGGATATTGAAGATCATGTCGAAACGTACCTGATCGTTTCCAGCTCCTGTGCTGCCGTGGGCTACAAAGTCAGCATTGACCTGCTTGCAGTAATCAGCAATTGCAGTTGCCTGAAATACTCGTTCAGCACTAACAGATAGTGGGTATGTGTTATTTTTTAGGATGTTACCGAATATGAGGTACTTAACACAATCTTTATAGAACTTGTCAACCACATCAAGGGTAACGTGGGTTTTTACGCCCAATTTGTAAGCTTTAGCTTCTATTTCTTTAAGCTCTTCCTTAGTGAAACCACCTGTATTGACGATGGCGGAATGAATCTCAAGACCTTTCTCTTCTGAAAGATATTTTACACAATAGGAGGTATCGAGCCCTCCGCTAAAAGCCAGTACTACTTTCTTACTCATTAGTGAAAATGCTTAATTGAGCTTTAAATTTAAAGATAAATTTTAAAAACAGGACAAAGGCGACATTAATTTGTCGCCTTTGCTGTAGAAAAAAGAGTCAATACTTTTGAAGACATCTTTAAAGCTTTGAGTAGCTTATGATTTTTTAGTCTTTGGAAACGCTCGTAGAGTTTGGATTTTTTTACAAACTCCCATTTTTTCTTATTCTTCTCTTCAGGATCGTAAAGCATTCCTGTGCAAAGACAGTTTTTATAGTTCTTGCTTTCCAGTATCTGAAAGTTAACGCAGCTTTGGCAACCTTTCCAAAAGGTTTCATCATCTGTAAGTTCTGAAAATGTAACCGGACGATAACCTAGTTCGGAATTAATTTTCATCACAGCGGCACTCGTCGTAAGGCCAAAGAGCTTTGCGTCTGGATATTTTTTTCTTGATAGCTCAAATGCCTTCTCCTTGATCTTTGTAGCAAGGCCTTCTTTTCTGAATTCCGGTGATACAATCAGACCTGAGTTGGCCACATATTTATTGTGAGACCAGGTTTCTATGTAGCAAAAGCCAGCAAATCTGCCATCCTTAGTGGTGGCGATAACGGCTTTGCCTTCTTCCATTTTTTTCTTAATATATTCAGGATTTCTTTTAGCTATACCGGTACCACGTGCCTTGGCACTTTCTTCCATTTCTTTACAGATTGCCTCTGCAAGAACTTTATGTTTTTCCCCAGCAATAGTTACAATAAAATCAGCCATTTTTTCTGCTCAGATAAATAAAATTGATAAAATTAACCCTGGCTTATATTTACAAAGCCCTTTTTAAATTTTAAAAGAGTAAAGTGAATTGAGAGCAGAATTACCACATGGGTAATTCAAGAGGTATACCGGCCTAGGGCCTGGGGTTCCTGAATGGTAAAATTCTTCCTGCACCCATGGTTGTGGGAGTAGAGATGAGGTTAGAATATTTAAAAGTATTTACCATTTCTTGTTAATGAAAGAAAGCACAAATTTAAGCTAAAATGCAGATTTTTCAAAAAGAGTTCATTGAAAATCTACAAAAAAATAACTCTAATTATTACAATACTGTTTATTTAACATTTTGGCCCATATTCATCCGCTCATTATCAGTACTTTCTTCTTCCACACAAACACTGATTCAATAGATAAGCAAAAAAACACGTTATATAAATAATTATACAAGGATAATAAGCTAGATTGTTAGTATATTGTATAATAGAGGCTTCGGGGACAAGCAATTTCACAGATGTTCTGCTATAGCTGAGAAATGTTCTTTCATATTCAAATTTTGTTTGATCCTTTACCTGGAGTTCCTCATTGCGGAGTGAGTTTTTTCCGATAAATAAGATTTCTCAAAATTATTTGGTCCTGTGATTATTACTTGTTCTTTCGTTGAATCTCGTTTTTTGATAGAAGAACATATGCATTCATGG
The Sporocytophaga myxococcoides DSM 11118 genome window above contains:
- a CDS encoding aspartate aminotransferase family protein translates to MKLFDVYPLLNVEPVKAQGIKLWDKQGNEYLDLYGGHAVISIGHTHPHYVKKITEQLNNIAFYSNSVVISVQSELAEKLGKLSGYDNYDLFLVNSGAEANENALKLASFHTGRKKIISFSKSFHGRTSLAVAATDGSSMQAPVNKTENIQFLPFNDIEAFEKNMNEDVAAVIIEGIQGVGGVQIPSTPFLKKIDELCKKFKAVLILDEVQSGYGRSGKFFAHQHSGVKADLITVAKGMGNGFPIAGVLISPEFKAVHGMLGTTFGGNHLACAAGIAVLDIIKDENLLSNSENIGNYLMTELKKVSGVKEIRGLGLMIGVELEIPCAGVRNSLLDDHKIFTGSSSDKNTMRILPALNITKEEADLFLKAFKSVMSKMLVK
- a CDS encoding four helix bundle protein, whose product is MRRAEASITCNIAEDCGRRTNADFANFLQISLGSADEIEYLLLLSKDLKYLTQDLFEELNQEVNEVKAMLISFIKKVRQTT
- the argC gene encoding N-acetyl-gamma-glutamyl-phosphate reductase gives rise to the protein MKKIKVGIVGGAGYTGGELLRILVFHPSVEIAFVHSNSNAGNPISQVHTDLLGVTDLKFSSTLSDAIDVLFLCVGHGDASKFLAENKIASTIKIIDLSQDFRIAKEGNDFIYGLPELQRDKIKKGHHIANPGCFATCIQLGLLPLASKGLIQDEVHISAITGSTGAGQSLSATSHFSWRNNNMSIYKAFNHQHLKEIKQSLRILQPGMDKAINFIPFRGDFTRGIFATLHVKSTLTQEEAYAMYENYYASHPFTHVSRVNPDLKQVVNTNNTIIYIEKHDNYLLIVSMIDNLLKGASGQAVQNMNLLFGLEETEGLRLKAAAF
- the argG gene encoding argininosuccinate synthase — encoded protein: MSKKVVLAFSGGLDTSYCVKYLSEEKGLEIHSAIVNTGGFTKEELKEIEAKAYKLGVKTHVTLDVVDKFYKDCVKYLIFGNILKNNTYPLSVSAERVFQATAIADYCKQVNADFVAHGSTGAGNDQVRFDMIFNILIPNVGIITPIRDMKLSREAEIEYLKSKGVVSDWTKAAYSINKGIWGTSVGGKETLTSGQYLPETAFPTQVTKTEAEEVELTFEKGELVGINGQKLSPVEAILKLNDIAAPFGIGRDIHVGDTIIGIKGRVGFEAAAPMVIIKAHHTLEKHTLTKWQTYWKEQLSGWYGNFVHEGQFLEPVMRNIEQFLDDSQKFVSGKVKVYLAPYRFHVIGIESSHDLMSSKFGSYGEMNNAWSGEDVKGFSKIFGNQTMIFHKVNN
- a CDS encoding GNAT family N-acetyltransferase gives rise to the protein MADFIVTIAGEKHKVLAEAICKEMEESAKARGTGIAKRNPEYIKKKMEEGKAVIATTKDGRFAGFCYIETWSHNKYVANSGLIVSPEFRKEGLATKIKEKAFELSRKKYPDAKLFGLTTSAAVMKINSELGYRPVTFSELTDDETFWKGCQSCVNFQILESKNYKNCLCTGMLYDPEEKNKKKWEFVKKSKLYERFQRLKNHKLLKALKMSSKVLTLFSTAKATN